From Pandoraea norimbergensis, the proteins below share one genomic window:
- a CDS encoding dermonecrotic toxin domain-containing protein codes for MRDLRRSAARAERLDVETAVTAERWCAQVTQWLCLLHDAAVRFRWAGSGHDPKARLEPHGECESALAAAQPLAPEPLAARPPNFRDAGVMGFVLWWLYATQAATTVTRRPASGTMPPGHVADMSSPSAEPADEGTLTRLADAVLAYRSGQHPRLVPDAASDATPFAGTLAHANALRARRSAGQLVETSSTQSTGTTGTTGTTGTTGTSAATQAPLPPPLPEIDGIAPSATFPDEVAAYIGLLRNRTMEHKVAFRWTQNTVNLTQMVETSLTRRLAAAASPGNPAPRLDNVFLYQFDTFDFPSPSPAYDIGHLQRSRPHPPTPIVPAALRIVSGETPIQIENYGVYAGRLQQNRKYLANEQVPGLPIDTFLNALTAWKWLAQQDASGVEAQNFLKQLDAPQRHMARDDLQLSYTAGQLSADAVVLGQIVLDTPVHASQGPLEYVRAHTVHVCEPGESVTPPVAAMFVITERGDGGRALLYLAGDARPWREYTSLAALQTDLSSPASGLPDAVRTRLPLRMASPHRPHAPNAQHASANITDIRLALTPDDPLSVARAASLAVLRDDIAFNVTQATTAERAGDYVAWFAGAAPHARHASLQAGPGTTTGTPIPPGARPPARVVALPENIEASVEALLDLRTQVSMALPDVRQIARETARDTMKALIGESLDPDAIRLEIHPIPPYRPGTRDNNATSITSMSLTNAVLEAVSGRPPAPQAGQEMRLTRLARSPRVSVDQTASMVPLPDADTVMRRIPFDEFEGKYRKALEDFVAARHGSLRQVLRASFGIDALLLALQQKLDNTQVALAQAVGQDSERDDGRTPAEFSPPTRYSREWISIGGIPTRLMLFTDTPTNKTLMYAPGTGNGEVMGFDDRHAMQIWLAEQAHSPDGRRLLLSLFEPRQQREANARLDAFESRSPTTAPLADAVGAPVDGDTFQAVAERMLNHSSSYLNATLTSSGTDESVVGVARVIRWMDITMGLGTWAADILRPASISLSISDGMIGTLLAAFGDARTRPEGWKSLATAIGSQGISALRLQILSRLPGGAKYHFFVDGPLDGVNGVIDGLYYVEGDFIAHVDEFTYAHLNFDFGAGEFRLWNPDTNELGPFMRLNSLGEWRVIPQPEAGAASSLNDPHLVYEIDQAYGARFEVVRNEATLAERKAFNHAKNEAYVRGSPPLEERAPAAYHMLLFIAPEISDYATLGEIAGEVENALAAEASSELVTNMGTEAAAAGAVVTRVTDIPGVPDGMLDNGLVRAMAVAVHDGEEGTLLAHQSEFAMAPEAPATQRYMDQMQSLGASEYAGSAIHSGADSVRTCSIDNLAAALDGKANIERIYEMTTPHHIMLFGRRVIRMRTEYFFFDPATSIVVHPDKAVVLEATIRHLKSMSATYGAFRFPGGPAVMLRRVDVGQLTHVPIAEGHSVQDLVRLTQ; via the coding sequence TTGCGCGACCTGCGCCGCTCCGCGGCGCGGGCTGAGAGACTCGACGTCGAAACAGCGGTCACTGCCGAGCGCTGGTGTGCCCAGGTCACGCAATGGCTCTGCCTTTTGCACGACGCCGCTGTGCGATTTCGCTGGGCCGGTTCCGGCCACGATCCGAAGGCGCGTCTCGAGCCTCATGGCGAATGCGAATCTGCATTGGCCGCAGCCCAACCACTCGCTCCCGAACCGCTCGCGGCACGTCCCCCGAACTTCCGTGATGCCGGTGTGATGGGCTTTGTGCTCTGGTGGTTGTATGCCACGCAGGCGGCCACCACGGTCACCCGCCGGCCGGCGTCTGGAACAATGCCCCCTGGCCATGTCGCCGATATGTCCTCGCCATCGGCCGAGCCTGCCGATGAAGGCACCCTCACGCGTCTGGCCGATGCCGTGCTGGCCTACCGCTCCGGGCAGCACCCGCGCCTCGTGCCCGATGCTGCATCCGATGCGACGCCCTTTGCGGGCACCCTCGCACACGCGAACGCCTTGCGCGCCCGCCGAAGCGCCGGGCAACTCGTCGAGACCTCGTCAACCCAGTCAACTGGGACAACTGGGACAACTGGGACAACTGGGACAACTGGGACATCTGCGGCAACGCAAGCCCCCCTCCCACCGCCGCTGCCGGAAATCGACGGCATCGCACCGTCCGCCACATTTCCCGACGAAGTCGCGGCGTACATCGGTTTGCTGCGCAATCGCACGATGGAGCACAAGGTCGCATTCCGCTGGACGCAAAACACTGTGAACCTCACGCAAATGGTTGAGACGTCATTGACGCGACGTCTCGCCGCAGCGGCCTCCCCGGGCAACCCGGCGCCCCGGCTCGACAACGTGTTCCTCTACCAATTCGACACATTCGATTTCCCGAGCCCTTCGCCCGCCTACGACATCGGACACCTGCAACGCTCACGACCGCATCCACCGACGCCCATCGTGCCAGCGGCACTACGCATCGTCAGCGGCGAGACGCCAATACAAATCGAGAACTACGGCGTCTATGCCGGCAGGTTGCAACAGAATCGGAAATACCTGGCCAACGAGCAGGTACCCGGACTGCCGATCGACACATTCCTCAACGCGCTGACCGCATGGAAATGGCTGGCGCAGCAGGATGCGTCCGGCGTCGAAGCGCAGAACTTCCTAAAACAACTCGACGCACCACAGCGACACATGGCCCGCGACGACCTTCAGTTGTCATACACCGCAGGGCAGTTATCCGCCGATGCCGTCGTACTGGGGCAGATCGTTCTCGACACGCCCGTTCACGCCAGCCAGGGGCCACTCGAATACGTGCGTGCCCACACTGTCCACGTGTGTGAGCCGGGAGAATCGGTGACGCCCCCGGTCGCCGCCATGTTTGTGATAACCGAACGCGGCGACGGCGGGCGAGCGTTGTTGTATCTCGCGGGTGATGCCCGGCCCTGGCGGGAATACACAAGCCTCGCGGCGTTACAGACCGACTTGTCGTCGCCGGCATCCGGCCTTCCCGACGCCGTGCGGACTCGCCTGCCGCTACGCATGGCATCCCCCCACCGGCCCCATGCGCCGAATGCTCAGCATGCTTCAGCGAACATCACAGACATTCGGTTGGCGCTCACACCGGACGACCCGCTGAGCGTGGCACGCGCCGCGTCGCTCGCGGTGCTCCGCGACGATATTGCGTTCAACGTGACGCAGGCGACTACCGCCGAGCGCGCCGGCGACTATGTCGCATGGTTCGCGGGAGCGGCCCCGCATGCCCGCCATGCGTCCTTGCAGGCAGGCCCGGGAACGACAACGGGAACGCCTATTCCACCGGGCGCGCGCCCTCCCGCACGCGTCGTCGCATTGCCCGAGAACATCGAAGCGTCCGTCGAAGCGCTGCTCGATCTGCGCACACAAGTCTCAATGGCGCTGCCTGACGTTCGTCAAATAGCACGCGAAACGGCGCGAGATACGATGAAGGCGCTCATAGGCGAATCGCTCGACCCGGATGCTATCCGGCTGGAGATCCATCCGATACCGCCATACCGTCCCGGCACGCGTGACAATAACGCCACGTCGATCACCTCGATGAGTCTGACCAACGCCGTTCTCGAGGCCGTCAGCGGCAGGCCACCGGCCCCTCAGGCAGGACAAGAAATGCGCCTCACGCGGCTCGCACGCTCGCCCCGCGTCTCCGTGGATCAGACGGCCTCGATGGTGCCATTGCCGGATGCCGACACCGTCATGCGTCGCATCCCGTTCGATGAATTTGAGGGCAAATATCGCAAGGCGCTTGAAGATTTCGTTGCCGCGCGGCACGGATCATTGCGGCAAGTGCTAAGAGCCAGCTTCGGTATCGATGCCCTCCTGTTAGCGCTGCAACAGAAACTCGACAATACCCAGGTCGCCCTCGCTCAGGCGGTGGGACAAGATTCAGAGCGGGACGACGGCCGCACTCCCGCGGAGTTCTCACCGCCGACGCGATACTCGCGTGAGTGGATCAGCATCGGCGGCATACCGACACGACTGATGCTCTTCACCGACACCCCCACGAACAAGACGTTGATGTACGCTCCCGGCACGGGTAACGGGGAAGTCATGGGTTTCGACGACCGGCATGCCATGCAGATCTGGCTGGCAGAACAGGCGCATAGTCCGGACGGCAGACGCCTGCTCCTGTCGTTGTTTGAACCGCGGCAACAACGCGAGGCCAACGCCAGACTAGACGCGTTTGAGTCCCGTTCTCCAACGACTGCCCCCCTCGCTGACGCTGTCGGCGCACCTGTCGACGGCGATACCTTTCAGGCGGTCGCTGAGCGGATGTTGAACCATTCGAGTTCGTATCTCAATGCGACGCTCACCTCCAGCGGCACCGATGAATCCGTCGTCGGCGTAGCGCGCGTGATCCGCTGGATGGACATAACGATGGGACTCGGCACGTGGGCGGCCGATATCTTACGGCCGGCATCGATTTCCCTGAGCATCTCCGACGGCATGATCGGCACGCTTCTGGCAGCGTTCGGCGATGCGCGAACACGCCCGGAAGGCTGGAAATCACTGGCCACCGCTATTGGCAGCCAGGGCATCTCCGCGCTCAGACTCCAGATCCTAAGCCGGCTGCCCGGCGGCGCAAAGTATCACTTTTTCGTCGATGGCCCGCTTGATGGCGTGAACGGCGTGATTGACGGGCTGTACTACGTCGAAGGCGATTTCATCGCGCATGTCGACGAATTTACCTACGCCCATCTCAACTTCGATTTCGGCGCTGGCGAGTTCCGTCTATGGAACCCCGACACAAACGAACTCGGCCCCTTCATGCGACTGAACAGCCTGGGTGAGTGGCGGGTGATACCGCAACCCGAAGCCGGGGCAGCCTCGTCGCTCAACGACCCCCATCTGGTCTACGAAATCGATCAAGCCTACGGGGCGCGCTTCGAAGTCGTGCGCAACGAAGCGACGCTGGCCGAACGCAAGGCTTTCAACCACGCGAAGAACGAGGCCTACGTGCGGGGTAGCCCGCCCCTCGAGGAGCGCGCCCCCGCCGCGTATCACATGCTGCTCTTTATCGCGCCGGAGATCTCCGATTACGCCACATTGGGCGAGATTGCCGGTGAAGTCGAAAATGCCCTGGCCGCGGAGGCGTCGAGTGAGCTGGTGACCAATATGGGAACTGAAGCAGCGGCCGCGGGCGCCGTCGTGACGCGTGTGACCGATATTCCCGGCGTGCCCGACGGTATGCTTGACAACGGCTTGGTGCGTGCGATGGCGGTCGCCGTACACGATGGAGAAGAAGGGACGCTGCTGGCCCATCAGAGTGAGTTCGCCATGGCACCTGAGGCACCGGCAACGCAGCGATACATGGACCAGATGCAAAGTCTGGGCGCCAGCGAATACGCTGGCAGTGCCATCCATTCAGGCGCCGACAGTGTGCGCACTTGCAGCATCGACAATCTCGCCGCAGCGCTGGACGGCAAGGCCAATATCGAACGCATCTACGAGATGACGACCCCGCATCACATCATGCTGTTCGGACGCCGCGTGATCAGAATGCGCACCGAATATTTCTTCTTCGACCCCGCAACGAGCATTGTCGTCCATCCCGACAAGGCCGTAGTTCTTGAAGCCACGATCCGGCATCTCAAGAGCATGAGTGCGACCTATGGCGCGTTCAGGTTTCCGGGCGGCCCGGCGGTAATGTTGCGGCGCGTTGATGTCGGCCAACTGACGCACGTACCGATCGCCGAGGGGCACAGCGTGCAGGATCTCGTCCGTCTGACGCAATGA
- the cobA gene encoding uroporphyrinogen-III C-methyltransferase produces MTVTSSQSAALPGKVYLVGAGPGAADLITVRGARLLAQADVVLHDALVEPEMLALCPQAKLIAVGKRCGKHSSAQHFINKQLIDNARTHALVVRLKGGDPMLFGRADEELRALEAAGIAVEVVPGITAALASAATLKSSLTLRGVARSVAFATQSRAPESAEITAQASADSLVYYMGRDAAQRIAGELIAAGKSAATPVAIVEAATTPRERSVVMTLDDISRGVAASWFDSTQPSVLLIGDAFAQAQVSTSSPSMVAGASLAA; encoded by the coding sequence ATGACGGTGACTTCTTCGCAATCTGCCGCGCTTCCGGGCAAGGTCTATCTGGTCGGTGCCGGCCCCGGTGCCGCAGATCTGATTACGGTGCGTGGTGCACGCTTGCTCGCGCAGGCCGACGTCGTGCTGCACGACGCACTGGTCGAGCCGGAAATGCTTGCGCTGTGCCCGCAGGCGAAATTGATCGCCGTCGGCAAGCGTTGCGGTAAGCACTCCAGCGCACAGCACTTCATCAACAAGCAATTGATCGACAACGCGCGTACGCATGCGCTCGTGGTGCGCCTGAAGGGCGGTGACCCGATGCTGTTCGGACGCGCCGACGAAGAGTTGCGCGCACTGGAAGCCGCCGGCATCGCGGTGGAGGTTGTGCCGGGTATTACGGCGGCGCTCGCCAGTGCGGCTACGCTCAAAAGCTCGTTGACGCTGCGCGGCGTCGCCCGCAGTGTTGCCTTCGCCACGCAGAGCCGGGCACCGGAATCGGCGGAGATCACCGCACAAGCGTCGGCCGACTCGCTGGTCTATTACATGGGCCGCGACGCGGCTCAACGCATCGCGGGCGAACTGATCGCTGCCGGTAAGTCAGCCGCCACACCGGTGGCGATTGTCGAAGCCGCGACCACACCCCGCGAACGTAGCGTCGTCATGACGCTGGACGATATCTCGCGCGGCGTCGCAGCAAGCTGGTTCGACAGCACACAGCCGAGCGTGCTGCTGATTGGCGATGCCTTTGCGCAGGCTCAGGTATCGACGTCCTCCCCATCGATGGTGGCCGGCGCCTCACTGGCCGCTTAA
- a CDS encoding sulfate adenylyltransferase subunit 1 yields the protein MSLTPHQEDLGVLRFITAGSVDDGKSTLIGRLLYDSKAVLTDQLSALARAKHKRTAGEDIDFSLLTDGLEAEREQGITIDVAYRYFTTARRKFIIADTPGHEQYTRNMVTGASTAHAAIILVDATRVTEVDGRTELLAQTKRHSAIVKLLGLQHVIVAINKMDLVDYSEATFDAIRAAYLELAHRLGLQDVRFVPVSALKGDNIVLASERMPWYQDEPLLDVLESLPVAQTGRELRFPVQLVARQDGSHADDFRGYMGRVESGSVRVGQALRVLPAGRDATVAEIVGPRGLLEEAFAGQCVTIRLAEDVDVSRGDTFVTAESALQPSRKLSADVCWFDEDALAPQRKYVLKQATSSVYVKIGSVDTVLDVTTLLHGTDKTALAMNDIGRVQLSLQKPVTADTYDANPATGAFVLIDEATHHTVAAGMIRSLAA from the coding sequence ATGAGCCTTACCCCTCACCAAGAAGATCTCGGCGTGCTGCGCTTCATCACGGCAGGCAGCGTCGACGACGGCAAGAGCACGCTGATCGGCCGCCTGCTGTATGACAGCAAGGCCGTGCTGACGGACCAGCTCTCGGCCCTCGCGCGTGCCAAGCACAAGCGCACAGCCGGCGAAGATATCGACTTCTCGCTGCTCACCGACGGCCTCGAAGCCGAGCGCGAGCAGGGCATCACCATTGACGTGGCGTACCGCTACTTCACGACGGCACGCCGCAAGTTCATCATCGCGGACACGCCGGGCCACGAGCAATACACGCGCAACATGGTTACCGGTGCGTCGACGGCTCACGCCGCCATCATTCTGGTCGATGCCACACGCGTGACCGAAGTCGATGGCCGGACCGAGTTGCTCGCACAGACCAAGCGCCACAGCGCCATCGTCAAGTTGCTGGGCCTGCAACACGTGATCGTCGCCATCAACAAGATGGATCTGGTCGATTACAGCGAAGCCACGTTCGACGCGATTCGCGCCGCTTATCTGGAACTTGCGCATCGCCTCGGCCTGCAAGACGTGCGCTTCGTACCGGTGTCGGCGCTCAAGGGCGACAACATCGTGCTGGCCAGCGAGCGCATGCCCTGGTATCAGGACGAGCCGCTGCTCGACGTACTCGAATCGCTGCCGGTCGCGCAAACAGGCCGCGAACTGCGCTTCCCGGTGCAATTGGTGGCGCGTCAGGATGGCTCGCATGCCGATGACTTCCGGGGCTACATGGGCCGTGTGGAATCGGGTTCGGTGCGCGTCGGTCAAGCGCTGCGCGTACTGCCCGCCGGGCGCGATGCAACGGTCGCCGAAATCGTCGGCCCGCGCGGTCTGCTCGAAGAGGCGTTTGCCGGCCAGTGCGTGACGATTCGTCTGGCGGAAGATGTGGATGTCTCGCGCGGCGACACGTTCGTCACGGCCGAGTCGGCGTTACAACCTTCGCGCAAGCTGTCTGCCGATGTGTGCTGGTTCGACGAGGACGCGTTGGCGCCCCAGCGCAAGTACGTGCTCAAGCAAGCGACCAGCTCGGTGTACGTGAAGATCGGCAGCGTGGATACGGTGCTCGACGTGACGACGCTCCTGCATGGCACGGACAAGACCGCGCTCGCGATGAACGACATCGGCCGCGTGCAGTTGAGCCTGCAAAAGCCGGTGACCGCCGATACGTATGACGCCAATCCGGCCACGGGCGCGTTCGTGCTGATCGACGAAGCGACGCATCACACGGTCGCTGCGGGCATGATCCGGTCGCTGGCGGCATAA
- the cysD gene encoding sulfate adenylyltransferase subunit CysD, with amino-acid sequence MGAMHEVAQASGARMDHLDWLEAESMYILREVVAECRKPALLFSGGKDSVVVLHLALKAFGLGPNRKTVLPFPLVHIDTGHNYPEVIEFRDRHAKALGAELIVGHVEDSIQRGTVRLRRETDSRNAAQAVTLLETIAEHGFDAMIGGARRDEEKARAKERIFSFRDEFGQWDPKAQRPELWHLFNARLHNGEHLRVFPISNWTELDVWQYIARENLDLPSIYYAHEREIVRRNGLLVPVTPLTPKQDDESSELASVRFRTVGDISCTCPVASVAASPVEIIAETAVTDITERGATRMDDQASEAAMEQRKKQGYF; translated from the coding sequence ATGGGTGCGATGCACGAAGTCGCGCAGGCCAGCGGCGCGCGGATGGATCATCTGGACTGGCTGGAAGCGGAATCGATGTACATCCTGCGCGAAGTGGTAGCCGAGTGCCGCAAGCCCGCACTGCTGTTCTCGGGCGGCAAGGATTCTGTCGTGGTGCTGCACCTCGCGCTCAAGGCCTTCGGTCTTGGTCCGAACCGCAAGACGGTGCTGCCGTTCCCGCTCGTGCACATCGACACGGGCCATAACTACCCGGAAGTCATCGAGTTCCGCGACCGTCATGCCAAGGCACTCGGCGCTGAACTGATCGTCGGTCATGTGGAAGATTCGATCCAGCGCGGCACCGTGCGTCTGCGCCGTGAAACCGATTCGCGCAACGCCGCACAAGCCGTCACGCTGCTCGAGACGATTGCCGAACACGGTTTCGACGCGATGATCGGCGGCGCTCGCCGTGACGAAGAGAAGGCCCGCGCGAAAGAGCGCATCTTCTCGTTCCGCGACGAATTCGGCCAGTGGGACCCGAAGGCGCAGCGCCCGGAACTGTGGCACCTGTTCAACGCGCGTCTGCACAACGGCGAGCACCTGCGTGTGTTCCCGATTTCGAACTGGACCGAACTCGACGTGTGGCAATACATCGCCCGCGAGAATCTTGATCTGCCGTCGATCTATTACGCGCATGAGCGCGAGATCGTGCGCCGCAACGGCTTGCTGGTGCCGGTGACGCCGCTTACGCCGAAGCAGGACGATGAGTCGAGCGAGTTGGCGTCGGTGCGTTTTCGCACGGTTGGCGACATCAGCTGCACGTGCCCAGTGGCCAGCGTCGCCGCCAGCCCGGTGGAAATCATCGCCGAGACGGCCGTGACCGATATCACCGAGCGCGGCGCCACGCGCATGGACGACCAAGCGTCCGAGGCGGCGATGGAGCAGCGCAAGAAACAGGGTTACTTCTAA
- a CDS encoding phosphoadenylyl-sulfate reductase: protein MRNESRWQPAVSASSISPASPAAVPSSVAHAEHLDAALLDDMEAVLAERLARIASLHRNVKFASSLAAEDMLITHVILRQQLPITIFSLNTGRLHDETVGMIDKIKSRYGYDVVQYTPQPDAVETYVSEHGANAFYESVDLRKACCQIRKVEPLGRALADADAWLTGQRREQSVTRGELAFAEQDEARGIAKYNPLFDWTEAQVWAYLTARDVPVNPLHARGYPSIGCEPCTRAIRPGEDSRAGRWWWESRDSKECGLHAGNLSKIPVSVQSN, encoded by the coding sequence ATGCGAAACGAATCCCGTTGGCAGCCGGCGGTGTCTGCTTCGTCAATTTCGCCCGCTTCCCCGGCTGCCGTGCCGTCGAGCGTCGCGCACGCCGAACATCTGGACGCGGCGCTGCTCGACGACATGGAGGCCGTGCTGGCCGAGCGTCTGGCGCGCATCGCCTCGCTGCATCGCAACGTGAAGTTTGCGAGCAGTCTGGCCGCGGAGGACATGCTGATTACGCACGTCATCCTGCGCCAGCAACTGCCGATCACGATCTTTTCGCTCAACACCGGCCGTCTGCACGACGAGACCGTGGGCATGATCGACAAGATCAAGTCGCGCTATGGCTACGACGTGGTGCAGTACACGCCGCAGCCCGACGCGGTGGAGACATACGTCAGCGAGCACGGCGCCAACGCCTTCTATGAAAGCGTGGACCTGCGCAAGGCCTGCTGCCAGATTCGCAAGGTCGAACCGCTCGGCCGTGCGTTGGCGGATGCCGACGCGTGGCTCACGGGCCAGCGTCGCGAGCAGTCGGTGACGCGTGGCGAACTGGCATTCGCCGAACAAGACGAGGCACGCGGTATCGCCAAGTACAACCCGCTGTTCGACTGGACGGAAGCGCAGGTGTGGGCGTACCTCACCGCGCGCGATGTGCCGGTCAACCCGCTGCACGCACGCGGCTACCCGAGCATCGGGTGTGAACCGTGTACCCGTGCGATCCGCCCCGGTGAAGACAGCCGGGCGGGCCGCTGGTGGTGGGAGTCGCGCGACAGTAAGGAATGCGGGCTGCACGCGGGCAACCTGAGCAAGATCCCGGTCTCAGTGCAGTCGAACTGA
- a CDS encoding sulfite exporter TauE/SafE family protein has product MSLWLEPISGFGVGLLVGLTGVGGGSLMTPLLTLLLGYAAPVAVGTDLAFAAVTKSFGTVAHRSHGHVKWHIVQRLTLGALPAALVTILGLKRLGGIDDSALHVIKLTIAASVLLTVLSLLFRAKLLAALRAHPNWQLTGRAQTIATVLVGAVIGVLVTISSIGAGAVGATLILMLYPQLEPAEVAGTDIAYAVPLTAIAALGHIWLETVHWALLGSLLIGSLPGIWLGAKLTRHLPERIVRGALAATLTLAAVKLVG; this is encoded by the coding sequence ATGTCGCTGTGGCTCGAACCCATTTCCGGATTTGGCGTCGGCCTGCTGGTCGGCCTGACCGGGGTGGGCGGCGGCTCGCTGATGACGCCTCTGCTGACGCTCCTGCTGGGTTACGCGGCGCCGGTCGCCGTGGGCACCGATCTGGCGTTTGCCGCCGTCACCAAGAGTTTCGGCACGGTGGCGCACCGCTCGCACGGCCACGTGAAGTGGCACATCGTGCAACGCCTCACGCTCGGCGCGCTGCCGGCGGCGCTGGTGACCATTCTCGGGCTTAAACGCCTTGGCGGTATTGATGACAGTGCCCTGCACGTCATCAAACTGACGATTGCAGCCTCGGTACTGCTCACGGTGCTCTCGCTTCTGTTCCGGGCCAAGCTGCTGGCGGCGTTGCGGGCGCACCCGAACTGGCAACTGACGGGGCGCGCGCAAACGATTGCCACGGTTCTCGTGGGCGCCGTGATCGGCGTGCTCGTCACGATTTCCTCGATTGGCGCCGGTGCCGTTGGCGCGACGCTGATCCTGATGCTGTACCCCCAGTTGGAACCGGCGGAAGTTGCCGGTACGGATATCGCCTACGCGGTGCCGCTCACGGCGATTGCGGCGCTGGGCCATATCTGGCTTGAGACGGTGCACTGGGCACTGCTCGGCAGTTTGTTGATCGGCTCGCTGCCAGGGATCTGGCTGGGCGCGAAGCTTACCCGTCATTTGCCCGAGCGCATCGTGCGCGGCGCGCTGGCGGCCACGCTCACGCTCGCGGCAGTCAAGCTGGTCGGCTGA
- a CDS encoding CysB family HTH-type transcriptional regulator: MNLHQFRFVREAVRQNFNLTEAAKALFTSQPGVSKAIIELEEELGVDIFARHGKRVRNLTEPGRIIFESIERILLEVESLKRIGKDYAAQDQGNLTIATTHTQARYSLPHAVAEFKRRYPKVRLSILQGSPTQIAEMVLHDQADLAIATEAIAGYKDLVSLPCYQWQHVAVVPPDHPLLQLSSVGIEDLAKYPLITYDPQFAGRAKIDQAFALRHVQPDIVLEAIDADVIKTYVELGLGVGILAGVAFDPERDRNLRALQVGHLFGTNVTRVALKQGAYLRGYVYTMVELLSPILTRKLVEQALRGEHESYEL; the protein is encoded by the coding sequence ATGAACCTGCACCAGTTCCGTTTTGTGCGCGAGGCCGTTCGTCAGAACTTCAATCTGACGGAAGCGGCCAAGGCGCTGTTCACCTCCCAGCCTGGGGTTTCAAAGGCGATCATCGAGCTAGAAGAAGAGCTGGGTGTCGACATCTTTGCCCGTCATGGCAAGCGCGTCCGTAATCTGACGGAGCCGGGGCGTATCATTTTCGAGTCCATCGAGCGGATCTTGCTGGAGGTGGAAAGCCTCAAGCGCATCGGCAAGGACTACGCCGCACAGGATCAGGGCAACCTGACCATTGCGACGACCCACACGCAGGCGCGATATTCGCTGCCGCACGCGGTGGCCGAGTTCAAGCGCCGTTACCCGAAGGTGCGCCTGTCGATCCTGCAAGGCAGCCCGACGCAGATCGCCGAGATGGTGCTGCACGATCAGGCCGATCTGGCCATCGCGACGGAAGCCATCGCGGGCTATAAGGATCTGGTCTCGCTGCCGTGTTATCAGTGGCAGCACGTGGCCGTGGTGCCGCCCGATCACCCGCTGTTGCAACTGTCGTCGGTCGGGATTGAAGATCTGGCGAAGTACCCGCTGATTACTTACGACCCGCAGTTCGCCGGGCGCGCCAAGATCGATCAGGCGTTTGCGCTGCGTCATGTGCAGCCGGACATCGTGCTCGAAGCCATCGACGCGGACGTCATCAAGACTTACGTGGAGCTGGGGCTAGGCGTGGGCATTCTGGCGGGCGTGGCGTTCGACCCCGAGCGTGATCGCAATCTCCGCGCGCTTCAGGTCGGCCATCTGTTCGGCACAAACGTCACCCGTGTGGCGCTCAAGCAGGGCGCTTACCTGCGCGGCTATGTGTATACGATGGTTGAGCTGCTGTCGCCGATTCTCACGCGCAAGCTGGTTGAACAGGCATTGCGCGGCGAGCACGAAAGCTACGAGCTCTGA